Sequence from the Symbiopectobacterium purcellii genome:
CCGGATGGGTCTTGGTGAAAGCCTGGCTGCTGCCGGTGCATTTTATGCTGGCGGTACTCAGCGTGTTCTTTATCTGTGGGCATCTCTATCTGTGCACCACCGGGCGCACGCCGACCCAGACCTTCCGCAGTATGGTCGATGGCTACCACAGGCACTGACGGAGAGCCCATGATGCCGACCCACGGAGAACCGCACATCACTCGTGAACAGTTACGCGCGCTGCACGTTAGCCGCGACTTGTATCGCTGGTTCCTGCGACATTTTCCAACGGGCGGCAGCTATCAGGCAATTCACGAGGCGCTGATTGGCGATGGTCACAGCGCCTGGCTGGAAAGCCTGGTGGATTATGCTTACGCACACAGCTTTGGCGCACGGCCGTTTCTGGAACAGGAGATCGGCAGCGCGCGAACCCTGGCCGCACAGCTGACACGCTGTCAGGCAGAGCAGTTACACATCACCCCGCGCGGCAACGCCAGTGGCCGCTTCACGCCAGTGCTGTCGTGCACCTTGCAGTTTGCCAGCGGCGATCACGCGTTGAATATCGGCTGTTCCGGCTTTCAGAGCCATTTGGCTGCCACCGGTAACGGCAACTTTATCGGTCAATCCGGCGATAACGGCAGCATCGCCAGCGCAGGCTACGGCTGCCAGTTGGTGAGCAGCGGCTTTGCCGCCAAAATGAGCAATACCGGGCAGAACTGCCGCATCAGTGCGTTGGGCGATCGCGCGCGCATTGCCAACTGCGGCAATGCGACAAAAATCAGCAGTGCCGGTCGTGGCACCCACATCACCAACAGCGGCAGACGCAATTACCTCGCCAGCCAAGGCGCCTCAACGCGCGTGGCAAATGCCGGCGACGGCAGTCACATCTACACGCAGGGCGTGGGCAGCCGTATCACCAACAGTGGCGATAACGTCACGCTACAGGCCAGCGGTAGCGACAGCGTGTTTTGCTCTAGCGGCAGTGTGCAACAGTTCACGCTGGGCGTCGGTGGCTGTGCGGCACTCAGCTACCATGACGGTAAACGCCTGCGTTTTGTCACCGTCTATGAAGGAGAAAACGGCATTGTTGCTGGTGTCCCCTATCGCCTGACAGAGCACGGCAAGATAGAGCCGCTCGCGGATAACACAGAAAATCAACGCCTCACTCCCGCCCACTGCGTCAACGACTAAGCCTCTCGCCGTCGCGGTATCAGTTCACTACTGAGGCGCACAGCTTTCGGTGCTATCACCTTTTTTTAAAAAATTTGCCGCCTGAGGCAAATATTTCTCTGCCTGATTCGTCTACCTCATTATCAGAACAACACGGAGTAGATGACATGCACGATCGTAAATTTAAAATGCTGGGTATTGGCTTGCTGGCGGTGGTGGCGATTGCCACACTGGTCA
This genomic interval carries:
- the ydhT gene encoding protein YdhT, translated to MMPTHGEPHITREQLRALHVSRDLYRWFLRHFPTGGSYQAIHEALIGDGHSAWLESLVDYAYAHSFGARPFLEQEIGSARTLAAQLTRCQAEQLHITPRGNASGRFTPVLSCTLQFASGDHALNIGCSGFQSHLAATGNGNFIGQSGDNGSIASAGYGCQLVSSGFAAKMSNTGQNCRISALGDRARIANCGNATKISSAGRGTHITNSGRRNYLASQGASTRVANAGDGSHIYTQGVGSRITNSGDNVTLQASGSDSVFCSSGSVQQFTLGVGGCAALSYHDGKRLRFVTVYEGENGIVAGVPYRLTEHGKIEPLADNTENQRLTPAHCVND